TTCGAAACGTACAAAAAGCCCTGCGTGGGAGAGATTGCCAGAAATTGCGGGCTTGGCGCCGCAAGCGTTGTAAATGAAGCTGGACTCAGCAGGCCTCGAGTCTGATCAATGTTGAAAACTGAAATTGAAGCGGAAATCGAAGGCGATGAACCCTGGTTCAACACGAACAGAAACTGGCCTCCGGAATTAACGGCAACTCCTATTGGATTGGAGCAGACGCCCGGGCCGCAAACCGGAGTAGGCGGCTGCGCGGTACCAATGGGCGCAAGCACGCCTGCGGTGTGGTCAACCGTAAAGCCGGAAACAGTGTTGGAAGTCTCATTTGGTACGTAAAGGAAATTCTTGGAAGGATGCAGCGCAATGGAAACAGGGCGCGGAACGGTAGAGAACGAGGACACCGCAAGTGGTGACAAATCACCGGTGGACTTTTCGCTGAAGCCGTGGATGGCATTGTCGCCCTGTCCAACAACGTATAGAAAAGCCAGAGTGGGCGCGGTGGAACTGCTGCTTGATCCCAGGCATCCGCTTAAAAGTAGGGCGATGAATAATAACGTTATGGTGAACAGTGCTTTCATTCGGTGCTTCCTCATCTTCTGGAAAATAAGAACGCCCACTGCCGCGCGCGGAATCATGTGTTCGAATCGGCGATGGCAAGCTGCGAATCAGTCTAGCAGTTTGCCGTTATTCTATCAGTTGCGTCGCGCTGGTCTCTCTGCCGCAACCCGCTGTTGGCGTGCCAGTGCATAGACCTTATCAGAACGCCTGCGCGTGGACTTTCTTGCGCAGATAGAGTTGACTTTGGATTGCCAGCAGGCCAGCATTTTGTTCATGGAAATTGCTCCCGCCGCATTGCCGAAGCGAATTGCACGCGTGATGGCGCGCGGCTGCGGCTTGCTCTGGGGAGTTTTCTGCTGCCTGGCGGAATATTTATTGCGACGCCTGGGCGGAAGATTATCAGAACAGGTTCGCATTGAGGTGCTGCATCGCTGGTCGCGCAGGACTCTTCCGCGCATGGGTATCCGCGTTGAAGTTGCAGGCGCCCCGCCTGGCGCGGGCTTGATTGCCAGCAATCATCTCAGCTATCTCGATATTCTGGTCTATAGCGCCGTTGCGCCGTGCGCTTTTGTGGCCAAGCGTGAAGTCCGCGCATGGCCCGCCGTTGGATGGATTGCCACACTCGCCGGAACCATTTATGTTGACCGTTCCCGCCGTAGTGAAACGCATACCATCCAGCCGGAAATACAATCGGCCCTCGCGCACGGTTTGCGGTTATTCCTTTTTCCTGAAGGCACCAGCTCAGATGGTTCGCGCGTGCTGCCGTTTCATTCTTCGCTTTTCCAGCCCGCGGTAGACTTACAGGTACCGGTTTCCGCCGCAAGCATTGAGTATGCCATCCCTGACGGTATTGCCGCCGCTGAAGCCTGCTATTTCGGGACTATGAAGCTGTTTCCTCATCTCTTGAATCTGCTGGGCAAGCATTCGGTAATCGCCAGGGCAAACTTTTCCGCCAACAGCTTTTTCTTTACTGACCGCAAGCAGGCGTCGCTCAAGATGCATGAAGAAGTTGAGCGTCTTCGATTCTCCAGCATGGAAGTTGCGCCATGAGCACATACCTCGAGTTCGCTGATTTGTCGGCTGACCCTCCCGTTCGCGGTTTTCTTCATGAGCCCTCGCAGACCAATGGCGATGCGCTGGTCCTTACGCACGGCGCTGGAGCAAACTGCCAGAGCAAATTGTTAATCGCCGTGGCCGATGCTTTTGCCGACGCTGGATATCTCGTGCTGCGTTGCGATCTGCCATTTCGCCAGTCGCGCCCTCATGGGCCGCCGTTTCCCGCCATGGCTGCGCGCGACCGTGAAGGACTGCGCCGTGCCGTGGATGTCTTGCGATCGAAAACGCAGGGACGCATCTTCCTCGGCGGACATTCCTACGGCGGTCGGCAAGGCAGCATGCTCGCCGCCGAGCATCAGCAACTCGCAGCGGGACTTCTTCTGCTCTCTTACCCCCTGCATCCGCCGCGCAAATCCGCAGAGCTGCGCACCGCGCACTTTCCTCAACTCAGAACGCCGTCATTATTTGTCCATGGCGGGCGAGATCCGTTTGGCTCGCACGATGAGATGAACGCCGCGCTCGCCTTGATCCCGGCGCAAACGATGCTGATGGAAATAGAAGGCGCAGGTCATGAGCTGCTGGGAAAGAAAAAGGATGAAAATCTCCCGTCCAGGATTGTTCAGGCGTTCCAGGGATTTTTTACAAAAGCTTAAGGAATTGTGAAATCGCGTTGTGCTAGCGCCGCCACTGAAATGTTTTTACCAGAGCTCGTTTCATCCATGGCTTCAGTCGGCCGCGCTGCGATGCGTCGCCCAACCGCTTGATGATCTCAGCTTCAGTGGGATAAGGATGGATCACTCCGCCCAACTGCCCCACTTTCATCTTGTGCTGAATGGCCATCACCAGTTCGCCGATGCTCTCTCCCGCATGACGGCTAATCAACGTGGCGCCCAGCAGCCTGCCGTCTTTCTTGCGCACATGGACGCGCGCGAAACCCTGCGTGTCGTTGTCCACCACGCCACGGTCATTGTCCTTGAAGGGGAGCTGAAATGTTTCCGTTTCCACTCCGCTCTTGCTCGCACCTTCCTGGTTCAATCCAACATGCGCGATTTCAGGATCGGTATATGTACACCACGGAATCACCAGGTCGCTGGCCCGTTTGTGCCCGAAGAACAGCGCGTTCTGCAGCGCGATTCTCCCCAGCGCTTCTGCCGCATGCGTAAAGTGAAATGGCGATCCAATGTCCCCGGCGGCGAATATGCTCTTGTTCGATGTGCGCAGATGGTCATCAACGGTCACGCCCTTGCCGTCATACTTCACGCCCGCAGCTTCCAGGTTCAGCCCTTCGATATTCGGTACGCGCCCCGCCGCCAGTAGGATCTCATCGCCTACCACTGTTTCGTTTTTCTGCCCGCGATTGACGATCAAAATCTTACCCACAGCCGACTTCTCAGCCCGCTCGACTTTCGCGCCCAGAATAAGCTCAATCCCTTCCTGCCGGAATTGTTGCTCCAACAGGGCGGCAACATCAGGATCCTCTTTTGGAAGCAGCCGCGAAACATCGCTCACCAGAGACACCTGGCTGCCCAGCCGCGCAAAAGCTTGCGCCAGTTCGCAGCCAATTGGTCCTCCGCCAATCACAATTAGCCGCCGCGGCAGCGCCGTGAGTGAAAACACAGTTTCATTTGTGAGATAACCTGCTTCCGTTAATCCCGGTATCGGCGGCACCGCTGCGCGCCCACCCACGGCGATGATCGCTTTCCTGAAGTCGAGCCGCTGCCCTTCCACTTCAAGCGAATGCCTTCCAGTGAAATGGCCATGACCGAGAAACATATCCACACCCAGTCGGGTAAAGCGCTGGACGGAATCATTCGGCGCAATCTCTGCGCGAACCCGGCGAACGCGCCGCATCACATCGGCAAACTCTACTGTTGGTGGTTGCGTCTCGATTCCGAACTCACGCGCCTCTGTTACCGCGTAGGCTGCACGCGCCGAGCGAATCAGCGCTTTCGATGGCACGCATCCATAGTTAAGGCAATCACCGCCCGTAAGCGCGCGTTCAATCAGTGCTACGCGCGCGCCCAGTATTGCCGCGCCAGCCGCCGCCACCAGCCCTGCCGTTCCGGCGCCGACAACAATCAGGTTGTAGCGGCCTGCCTGCTTGGGATTGGTCCAATTAGGCGGGTGCGCATTTTCAACCAGCTTCTTGTTGAATTCGTCGGCGGGGCTCACCTCAATTGCGTGAGGTGGCGTCATTGCAGGCTGCCTCCGCAACTGGAACCCGCGCCCGCGGTGCAGCCAAAGCAATGGCCGTCGGTGCTAATCGGTTTTTGCGCCAGCTCTGCGAAAGAATCAATTTCCCAGATGACTTTTCCGCCAGGTGTTTCCAGATCAAGCATCTGATTAAAGTCGCAATCGTAAATCCGGCCGTCCCATCCAATGCTTACCAGATCGCGGCACATCAAACCTTCCACGGTCGCGGGATTGAAGTGGTTTGTGAGAAGAGCCATATACGCTTCATGTTTTCCTTCGCGGAAAAGAAATTCCGCAAAGCGTTTGATCGGCATGTTGGTAATGGTGAACAGCCGGTCAAACTCGATTGCAAAATTCTCGCGTAGCTGCGTCTTGTAATCGTCTTCCAGCTTTTGCTGGGGTGGCGGCAGGGAAGCTCCCAGGGGGTTATATACCAGATTCAGCGTCAGCCCCTGTCCGCGTCCATAACCGGTTGCATTCAGCAGCCGCAACGCGCGGATACTCTTCTCAAACGCGCCTTTACCGCGCTGCTGGTCAACATTGCTTTCCGTATAGCAAGGCAGGCTTGCAGTGATCTCAACTTGATTGGCTGCCAGAAACTCCGCCAGCGTCTCCTGCCCCGGCTCAAAAAGGACCGTGAGATTGCAGCGATCGATCACCTGTTTTCCCATCTGCCGCGACTCGCGCACCAACCAGCGGAAATTTGCATTCAGTTCCGGTGCGCCGCCCGTGATGTCAACGGTGTGGATCGAAGGCGTTGCCGCCAGCAGTGCAATGACGCGTTCCGCAACGTTGGCTGGCATGATCTCTGTCCGCTTGGGGCCGGCTTCCACGTGGCAGTGGTGGCAAGCCTGGTTGCAGAGCTTGCCCACGTTGATTTGCAGCGTCGAAACCTCGCGCCGCTTGAGTTCGCCCAGGCCGTGTTGCCGAAGCGTGCCGTGAAAGTCAGCCGCCGAAGTGCGGTTCAAAATCGGCAGCAACGTGGTTTTCTCAGCCATCCGGCAAACCCTTTCATTCGCTAGAATATACTGTAACCATACAGGCGAAGCGTGTTCCAGCGAACATCTCTTTCCCGATTTGTTAGATGTTAAACTAGCGGCTTTCATTGGCGCTGCTTTTTGGTTCCACATTGGCAAAATGGGTGTAGGGAAATGCTTTTAAATTAATTCTGCGATCATGACCTGGTGGATTGGGAGCGCCTGTCTTTGCCGGAAGAACTTCGACCCACGAAACACATGGAAAAAACGCCACGCCGTCAGCCCAAAGTCAGCATCATTATCCTTACGTGGAATAGCTATGACGTTACCCGCGACTGTCTGCTTTCCCTCAGGAAGATTGACTATCCCGCTTTTGAAGTGGTGCTGGTGGACAACGGCTCTGTCGATGGCTCCGGCAAAAAGCTGGCCCAGGACTTTCCCGATGTAAGAGTCATCCTGAATGACAAGAACCTGGGATTTACCGGCGGCAACAATGTCGCCATGCGTGACGTTCTGACCCGCGGAACGGACTACCTGCTGCTGCTGAATAATGACACGATTGTTGCGCCGAATTTTCTCACCGAGCTAGTCAAAGTAGCGGAGAGCGATGAACGCATCGGCATGGTGAACCCCAAGATTTACTACTTCGAGCCTGCGGATAAAATCTGGTACGCTGGCGGCGAGTATGTTCCCTGGAAAACTTTTCCTATCCATGTTGGGTTGCGTGAGAGTGACGTTGGCAGCTATGACCAGACAAAGGAAGTTTCTTTTGTTTCCGGATGCGCGCTTCTGGTGAGGGCTGAAGCTGTGCGGAAAGTCGGTTTGCTGGATGAGATCTTTTTCATGGGTTATGAAGATGTGGATTGGTCGGTGCGAACCCTGCGCGCGGGATACAAGGCCATGTATGCGCCTGCATCGATTGTGTGGCACCGTGATTCCTACGTTACAAAGCAGAGCATGGGATTTGCCAAGCGGGATTTTTACAGCATGAGAAACGCCGTCCTGTGCGCGCGCAAGTATCTGCCTCGCCATCAGCTGCCTTTGTTCGCTTTTTCCATGACTAAATATGTAGGCTACGTCACGCTCAGGTCTCTCTTTCAGGCGGATTTCAAGCGGGCAGCAGGTCTCTATCGCGGGCTGTGGAACGGCTGCTGGACCACCATTCCGGAGAAACTTCCCC
The genomic region above belongs to Terriglobia bacterium and contains:
- a CDS encoding glycosyltransferase family 2 protein, giving the protein MEKTPRRQPKVSIIILTWNSYDVTRDCLLSLRKIDYPAFEVVLVDNGSVDGSGKKLAQDFPDVRVILNDKNLGFTGGNNVAMRDVLTRGTDYLLLLNNDTIVAPNFLTELVKVAESDERIGMVNPKIYYFEPADKIWYAGGEYVPWKTFPIHVGLRESDVGSYDQTKEVSFVSGCALLVRAEAVRKVGLLDEIFFMGYEDVDWSVRTLRAGYKAMYAPASIVWHRDSYVTKQSMGFAKRDFYSMRNAVLCARKYLPRHQLPLFAFSMTKYVGYVTLRSLFQADFKRAAGLYRGLWNGCWTTIPEKLPPL
- a CDS encoding 1-acyl-sn-glycerol-3-phosphate acyltransferase, producing the protein MDFLAQIELTLDCQQASILFMEIAPAALPKRIARVMARGCGLLWGVFCCLAEYLLRRLGGRLSEQVRIEVLHRWSRRTLPRMGIRVEVAGAPPGAGLIASNHLSYLDILVYSAVAPCAFVAKREVRAWPAVGWIATLAGTIYVDRSRRSETHTIQPEIQSALAHGLRLFLFPEGTSSDGSRVLPFHSSLFQPAVDLQVPVSAASIEYAIPDGIAAAEACYFGTMKLFPHLLNLLGKHSVIARANFSANSFFFTDRKQASLKMHEEVERLRFSSMEVAP
- the arsS gene encoding arsenosugar biosynthesis radical SAM protein ArsS (Some members of this family are selenoproteins.), with product MAEKTTLLPILNRTSAADFHGTLRQHGLGELKRREVSTLQINVGKLCNQACHHCHVEAGPKRTEIMPANVAERVIALLAATPSIHTVDITGGAPELNANFRWLVRESRQMGKQVIDRCNLTVLFEPGQETLAEFLAANQVEITASLPCYTESNVDQQRGKGAFEKSIRALRLLNATGYGRGQGLTLNLVYNPLGASLPPPQQKLEDDYKTQLRENFAIEFDRLFTITNMPIKRFAEFLFREGKHEAYMALLTNHFNPATVEGLMCRDLVSIGWDGRIYDCDFNQMLDLETPGGKVIWEIDSFAELAQKPISTDGHCFGCTAGAGSSCGGSLQ
- a CDS encoding lactonase family protein, with protein sequence MKALFTITLLFIALLLSGCLGSSSSSTAPTLAFLYVVGQGDNAIHGFSEKSTGDLSPLAVSSFSTVPRPVSIALHPSKNFLYVPNETSNTVSGFTVDHTAGVLAPIGTAQPPTPVCGPGVCSNPIGVAVNSGGQFLFVLNQGSSPSISASISVFNIDQTRGLLSPASFTTLAAPSPQFLAISPTQGFLYVSNGAAGTISAFAIGTNGALTELSGSPVSLGAGAIVAGLAIDPKGQFLYAADSANNKIASFNVAGGPLAAVGSVSAGTKPVAVAVDGTSSFVYSANQGSNDVSAFKAASGALTQVAGSPFLVQPTGSIGLPQPTFLTVDVSNTFLYVANQGSSSISAFGIKASDGTLGLITNSPFIQSIQPLWLVTTK
- a CDS encoding alpha/beta fold hydrolase; translation: MSTYLEFADLSADPPVRGFLHEPSQTNGDALVLTHGAGANCQSKLLIAVADAFADAGYLVLRCDLPFRQSRPHGPPFPAMAARDREGLRRAVDVLRSKTQGRIFLGGHSYGGRQGSMLAAEHQQLAAGLLLLSYPLHPPRKSAELRTAHFPQLRTPSLFVHGGRDPFGSHDEMNAALALIPAQTMLMEIEGAGHELLGKKKDENLPSRIVQAFQGFFTKA
- a CDS encoding mercuric reductase, whose translation is MTPPHAIEVSPADEFNKKLVENAHPPNWTNPKQAGRYNLIVVGAGTAGLVAAAGAAILGARVALIERALTGGDCLNYGCVPSKALIRSARAAYAVTEAREFGIETQPPTVEFADVMRRVRRVRAEIAPNDSVQRFTRLGVDMFLGHGHFTGRHSLEVEGQRLDFRKAIIAVGGRAAVPPIPGLTEAGYLTNETVFSLTALPRRLIVIGGGPIGCELAQAFARLGSQVSLVSDVSRLLPKEDPDVAALLEQQFRQEGIELILGAKVERAEKSAVGKILIVNRGQKNETVVGDEILLAAGRVPNIEGLNLEAAGVKYDGKGVTVDDHLRTSNKSIFAAGDIGSPFHFTHAAEALGRIALQNALFFGHKRASDLVIPWCTYTDPEIAHVGLNQEGASKSGVETETFQLPFKDNDRGVVDNDTQGFARVHVRKKDGRLLGATLISRHAGESIGELVMAIQHKMKVGQLGGVIHPYPTEAEIIKRLGDASQRGRLKPWMKRALVKTFQWRR